Proteins co-encoded in one Leptospirales bacterium genomic window:
- a CDS encoding molecular chaperone HscC, protein MMIGIDLGTTNSLAAAFRNGRSELIPNALGENITPSVVSLSEDGAVLVGKAARDRLVSHPQSSAANFKRYMGSPRTQRLGNRDYRPEELSALVLRSLKEDAERFVGEKVEEAIITVPAYFRDAQRRATRLAGELAGLKVDRLLNEPTAAALSFGAQEQLETRVLVFDLGGGTFDVSVLEFFEGVVEVRASAGDNMLGGEDFNEALLQRFLREHKQEPAAIQRDAALWNRLLRAAEMARRALSQEAQTVMRFEDERREWQMSIDRDVLAELCQPLLDRMRSPVERALRDARIRAAELNDIILVGGATRMPLVRDMVARMFGRFPSFSVPPDEAIALGAGVQAGLRKRDSALREVVLTDVAPYSLGIEVADVYPDRIEPGFFSPLIERNTVIPASRSSTFGTVRDNQRTLDLMVYQGESRYTRENIFLGKIEVQVPARRQGEEQVEIRFTYDPSGLLEVDATVISTGKHENLLIQESPGSLSESDIRRILEGLQKLKLHPREDMENMTVLARARRMYEETLGERRQRVGELINAFHHALETQDELEIERWRLRLNEQLDQLEENPFL, encoded by the coding sequence ATGATGATTGGCATCGATCTGGGCACCACCAACAGTCTGGCGGCGGCGTTTCGCAATGGCCGCTCAGAATTGATCCCGAACGCGTTGGGCGAGAATATCACGCCCTCGGTGGTCAGCCTGAGCGAGGACGGCGCCGTGTTGGTCGGCAAGGCGGCGCGCGATCGTTTGGTTTCGCATCCGCAGTCCAGCGCGGCAAATTTCAAGCGCTACATGGGCTCGCCGCGCACCCAGCGTCTCGGCAATCGCGACTACCGGCCCGAAGAACTCTCGGCTCTGGTTCTGCGATCGCTCAAAGAGGACGCCGAGCGTTTTGTCGGCGAAAAAGTGGAAGAGGCGATCATAACGGTCCCGGCCTATTTTCGCGATGCTCAGCGGCGCGCCACGCGCCTGGCTGGCGAGCTGGCCGGCCTGAAAGTAGACAGACTGCTCAATGAACCCACGGCAGCAGCGCTTTCCTTTGGCGCCCAGGAACAGCTCGAGACGCGCGTGCTGGTCTTCGACCTGGGCGGCGGCACTTTTGACGTATCCGTGCTGGAGTTTTTTGAGGGCGTGGTTGAAGTGCGCGCCAGCGCCGGCGACAATATGCTGGGCGGCGAAGACTTCAACGAGGCGTTACTGCAGCGGTTCCTGCGCGAACACAAGCAGGAGCCGGCGGCAATACAGCGTGACGCGGCGCTCTGGAATCGACTCTTACGAGCGGCGGAGATGGCGCGTCGCGCTTTGAGCCAGGAAGCGCAGACAGTAATGCGCTTTGAAGATGAGCGGCGGGAATGGCAGATGAGTATCGATCGCGATGTTCTGGCCGAATTGTGCCAACCATTGTTGGATCGCATGCGCTCGCCGGTAGAACGGGCGCTGCGCGATGCACGCATTCGTGCTGCGGAACTGAACGACATCATTCTGGTGGGCGGCGCCACGCGCATGCCTCTGGTGCGCGACATGGTGGCCCGAATGTTTGGCCGCTTTCCATCTTTCTCGGTTCCGCCCGATGAGGCCATCGCTCTCGGCGCCGGCGTACAGGCCGGACTGCGCAAGCGCGATTCTGCGTTGCGCGAGGTTGTGTTGACCGATGTGGCACCCTACAGCCTGGGTATCGAGGTTGCCGACGTCTATCCAGATCGAATTGAACCCGGCTTCTTTTCGCCCCTAATTGAACGCAACACGGTCATTCCGGCCAGTCGCTCCAGCACTTTTGGTACAGTGCGGGACAATCAGCGGACGCTGGATTTGATGGTTTACCAGGGCGAGAGCCGCTACACGCGAGAGAACATTTTTCTGGGCAAGATTGAGGTGCAGGTGCCCGCCAGAAGACAGGGCGAGGAACAGGTCGAGATACGTTTTACTTATGATCCCAGTGGATTGCTCGAGGTTGATGCCACGGTGATTTCTACGGGCAAACATGAAAATTTACTCATCCAGGAAAGCCCCGGTTCGCTCAGTGAAAGCGACATCCGGCGGATACTTGAGGGCCTGCAAAAACTCAAGCTTCACCCGCGCGAGGATATGGAAAACATGACGGTGCTGGCCCGCGCCCGGCGCATGTACGAGGAAACGTTGGGCGAGCGCCGGCAGCGCGTGGGAGAGTTGATCAACGCCTTTCATCATGCACTGGAGACGCAGGACGAATTGGAAATCGAACGCTGGCGGCTGCGGCTAAACGAGCAGTTGGATCAGCTGGAAGAGAACCCTTTTCTCTGA
- a CDS encoding DUF475 domain-containing protein produces the protein MSVVSVVLVVAGLCLFETISSIDNAIINAEVLSTMGQRARRWFLTWGILIAVFLIRGLLPWGIVWAVNPTLGPGGALTATFSSDPAVHRSIEQSAPILLAGGGIFLIFLFFYWLFLEEKSIGLPHESFFLRAGVWFYALVSLILAATVWFALQSNTMMAFGAVVGSSVFFITHGFKQNAEEGEQELLHGAIPRSDISKILYLEVIDASFSIDGVLGAFAFTLSVPLILLGNGLGAIVVRQLTLGNIERIKRLQFLKNGAMYSVLVLGAVMLAHAFGFHIPDWVSPVCTFAIVGFFLLKSIRTLKTTATG, from the coding sequence ATGTCGGTTGTTTCAGTAGTTCTGGTCGTAGCTGGACTCTGTCTCTTTGAGACCATATCGAGTATCGACAACGCCATCATCAACGCCGAGGTTCTGTCCACGATGGGACAGCGCGCCAGACGTTGGTTCTTGACATGGGGCATTTTGATCGCCGTGTTCTTGATTCGCGGACTGCTCCCGTGGGGCATCGTCTGGGCCGTGAACCCGACGCTCGGACCGGGCGGCGCATTGACTGCGACCTTTTCCAGCGACCCGGCGGTCCATCGATCGATTGAACAAAGCGCTCCAATCCTGCTCGCTGGCGGCGGGATTTTCCTGATCTTTCTTTTCTTTTACTGGCTCTTCCTGGAAGAGAAGAGCATCGGACTGCCGCATGAAAGCTTCTTTCTGCGAGCCGGCGTTTGGTTCTACGCCCTGGTGTCGCTGATTCTTGCCGCGACAGTCTGGTTCGCTCTGCAATCCAATACGATGATGGCTTTTGGCGCAGTAGTTGGCTCCAGCGTCTTTTTTATCACGCACGGTTTCAAACAAAACGCCGAGGAGGGCGAGCAGGAGCTGCTGCACGGCGCTATCCCACGCTCGGACATCAGCAAGATTCTTTACCTGGAAGTTATTGATGCCAGTTTCTCCATCGACGGCGTATTGGGCGCCTTCGCCTTTACTCTGTCTGTTCCGCTGATTCTGCTGGGCAATGGACTCGGCGCCATTGTAGTGCGACAACTAACGCTTGGGAATATTGAGAGAATCAAACGACTGCAGTTTCTAAAAAATGGGGCCATGTACAGCGTACTTGTCCTTGGCGCAGTGATGCTTGCTCACGCCTTCGGCTTTCACATCCCCGACTGGGTTTCACCGGTCTGCACCTTTGCCATCGTGGGCTTTTTCTTGCTCAAGAGTATACGAACGCTCAAAACGACGGCAACTGGCTAA
- a CDS encoding methyltransferase domain-containing protein, which yields MSNPFSSAAPWTLVAPGYTRRTAPMLAAYSRFAIELLMPLPGERALDVAAGPGTLALQLAPMVQKVEAIDFSEAMIVELQRGCREQGLSNVVAQQMDGQQLSFPDESFDLAFSMFGLMFFPDLQQGLREMLRVLRPRGRAAISSWGPIANSPLMQLMFGALRAADPQMPAPQSGIASLENPEFFREQLRLAGYIDIAIHSHAPIVAIADAESLYEAMVEGSAPIQWMKNKMSNEDWKQRDSIMHDYVVQHWSAAGALCSQAYIAVARKPGGTAQSSQA from the coding sequence ATGAGCAATCCGTTCTCTTCGGCTGCGCCCTGGACGCTGGTGGCGCCGGGCTATACGCGCCGCACGGCGCCGATGCTCGCCGCCTATTCTCGTTTTGCAATCGAGCTACTCATGCCCCTGCCGGGCGAACGGGCGCTTGATGTCGCCGCCGGTCCCGGCACCCTGGCCTTGCAACTGGCGCCAATGGTGCAAAAAGTGGAGGCCATCGATTTTTCTGAAGCGATGATTGTCGAACTCCAGCGCGGCTGCAGGGAACAAGGACTTTCGAATGTGGTCGCTCAACAAATGGACGGTCAGCAGCTGAGTTTCCCCGATGAGAGTTTCGACCTGGCCTTCTCGATGTTCGGCCTGATGTTTTTTCCGGACCTCCAGCAAGGATTGCGTGAGATGTTGCGCGTGCTACGACCGCGCGGGCGCGCCGCCATTTCTAGCTGGGGACCCATTGCCAACTCGCCGCTGATGCAACTGATGTTTGGCGCGCTGCGCGCCGCCGATCCGCAGATGCCCGCGCCACAGAGCGGTATTGCCAGCCTTGAGAATCCGGAGTTTTTCAGGGAGCAACTGCGCCTTGCGGGTTATATCGATATTGCGATCCACAGCCATGCCCCGATCGTCGCGATTGCCGATGCTGAGTCTCTGTACGAAGCGATGGTCGAAGGTAGTGCGCCGATTCAGTGGATGAAAAACAAGATGAGTAACGAAGACTGGAAGCAACGAGACTCAATTATGCACGATTATGTGGTCCAGCATTGGTCAGCGGCGGGCGCGCTCTGCTCGCAGGCCTACATTGCCGTCGCCAGGAAGCCAGGCGGAACTGCGCAGTCATCTCAGGCGTGA
- a CDS encoding response regulator, with protein MSVEKNVILAVDDNRAICEAIREIFAGASWRVEAVYDTAQARSFLQRRSAEVALLVLDWEMPGESGFEFLKYAKAQKELRLLPVIMLTGRTSPADVESGIAAGALYYVTKPFDPRVLRVLMETALADFQLVREGKARPEFPFDHCTEAGFEFRTLEEAAEVAVFLAALTPDPDSARLGLHELLVNAVEHGNLSISHVEKKELLRTGGLRAEIRRRLADPQYASRLASVRLRRIDGHASFTVRDQGAGFDFQEFLTFSADRAYEQHGRGIAIARDLCFDVLEYRAPGNELTAIMKRKTAPLAEN; from the coding sequence ATGAGCGTTGAAAAGAATGTAATACTCGCGGTCGACGACAACCGCGCTATTTGTGAGGCGATCCGCGAGATATTTGCCGGGGCCAGCTGGCGCGTTGAGGCCGTCTACGACACGGCGCAGGCGCGCAGTTTTCTGCAGCGGCGCAGCGCCGAAGTCGCTCTGCTGGTGCTGGATTGGGAAATGCCTGGCGAGAGCGGTTTTGAATTCTTGAAATATGCCAAGGCGCAAAAGGAATTGCGCCTCCTGCCAGTCATCATGCTCACCGGGCGCACCAGCCCGGCCGATGTGGAAAGCGGCATCGCTGCCGGCGCCCTCTATTACGTTACCAAACCCTTCGATCCGCGCGTGCTGAGAGTGCTGATGGAAACAGCGCTCGCCGACTTCCAACTCGTTCGCGAAGGCAAGGCCAGACCGGAGTTTCCCTTTGATCATTGTACCGAAGCGGGTTTTGAATTTCGGACCCTCGAGGAGGCGGCGGAGGTGGCCGTATTCCTCGCTGCACTGACGCCGGACCCGGATAGCGCACGCCTTGGTCTTCATGAACTCCTGGTCAACGCCGTAGAACACGGCAACCTGTCGATCTCCCACGTCGAAAAGAAAGAATTGCTACGCACCGGCGGACTGCGCGCCGAAATCCGCCGCCGGCTGGCCGATCCGCAGTATGCCTCGCGCCTCGCCAGCGTTCGCCTGCGACGCATCGATGGTCACGCCAGCTTTACCGTCCGCGATCAGGGCGCCGGCTTTGACTTTCAAGAATTCCTTACTTTCTCTGCTGATCGGGCCTACGAACAGCACGGACGCGGCATAGCCATAGCCCGGGATCTCTGTTTTGATGTGCTGGAGTACCGCGCCCCGGGCAACGAACTCACTGCCATCATGAAGCGAAAAACGGCGCCCCTCGCTGAAAACTGA
- a CDS encoding response regulator — protein MRTVLTIDDSMPVRAVVRQALEAAGFSVLEASSVEDAYRQLNGVKLHLILCDYNMPGDNGVNFTRTIKTEIAYQNYRFTPVIMMTTESDPQKKQAGREAGVSAWVVKPFVPASVVAAVQKLALPE, from the coding sequence ATGCGCACCGTCCTGACGATCGACGATTCTATGCCGGTTCGGGCGGTGGTCCGTCAAGCGCTTGAGGCCGCCGGCTTTTCTGTGCTGGAAGCCTCAAGCGTTGAGGATGCCTACCGCCAACTCAACGGTGTAAAGCTCCATCTGATTCTCTGCGACTACAATATGCCCGGGGACAACGGCGTAAATTTTACGCGCACGATTAAGACGGAAATCGCCTATCAAAATTACCGCTTTACTCCGGTGATTATGATGACCACGGAATCAGACCCGCAAAAGAAACAAGCGGGCCGAGAGGCGGGCGTCAGCGCCTGGGTGGTCAAACCCTTTGTACCGGCCAGCGTGGTGGCGGCGGTGCAGAAACTTGCCCTGCCCGAATAA
- a CDS encoding STAS domain-containing protein produces MVVLQQDGQRIAELSGEVTVDRAASLRSELLGVWPIDELRLNGVSRIDLAGLQLLAAAKKMAKSEGRRLVFSAHSDAVLRILDLTGATAAFGDPLRIPAARRNDYGFGYGVRARKKGQ; encoded by the coding sequence ATGGTAGTTCTTCAACAAGACGGCCAACGCATCGCTGAACTATCGGGCGAAGTGACTGTGGATCGGGCAGCAAGCTTGCGCAGCGAGCTGCTCGGCGTTTGGCCAATTGATGAATTGCGCCTGAATGGGGTTTCTCGAATCGACCTGGCCGGACTACAATTGCTGGCCGCCGCAAAAAAGATGGCGAAGAGCGAAGGCCGCCGGCTCGTTTTCAGCGCACACAGCGATGCGGTACTGCGTATTCTCGATCTAACGGGCGCCACGGCGGCTTTCGGCGATCCGCTGCGCATCCCCGCCGCCAGACGAAATGACTACGGCTTTGGCTATGGAGTTCGCGCCAGGAAGAAAGGCCAATGA